From the Buteo buteo chromosome 1, bButBut1.hap1.1, whole genome shotgun sequence genome, one window contains:
- the SFRP2 gene encoding secreted frizzled-related protein 2, whose protein sequence is MQRRLCALLLLASQCMGSAAGLFPFGEPDFSYKRSNCKPIPAPMLLCRGIEYQSMRLPNLLGHETVQEVLEQASTWIPLVQKQCHPDTRKFLCSLFAPVCIDDLDEIIQPCHSLCEEVKESCAPVMSAFGFPWPDMLDCSRFPKDNDLCIPLASSDHILPVTREAPKVCDACKNKNEDDNDIVENLCKNDFALKIKVKEIAYINGDTKITPETKSKTIYKLNGLTERDLRKIVLWLKGGLQCTCDEMNDINVPYLVMGQKQAGELVITSLKRWQKGQRAFKRFSRSIRKLQC, encoded by the exons ATGCAGCGCCGCCTCTgcgccctgctcctgctggcgTCCCAGTGCATGGGCTCGGCCGCCGGGCTCTTCCCCTTCGGGGAGCCCGACTTCTCCTACAAGCGCTCCAACTGCAAGCCCATCCCCGCCCCGATGCTGCTGTGCCGGGGCATCGAGTACCAGAGCATGCGGCTGCCCAACCTGCTGGGGCATGAGACGGTgcaggaggtgctggagcaggccTCCACCTGGATCCCGCTGGTGCAGAAGCAGTGCCACCCCGACACCAGGAAGTTCCTCTGCTCCCTCTTTGCCCCCGTCTGCATCGACGACCTGGACGAGATCATCCAGCCCTGCCACTCGCTCTGCGAGGAGGTGAAGGAGAGCTGCGCCCCGGTGATGTCCGCCTTCGGCTTCCCCTGGCCCGACATGCTGGACTGCAGCCGCTTCCCCAAGGACAACGACCTCTGCATCCCGCTGGCCAGCAGCGACCACATCCTCCCCGTCACCCGGGAAG CACCCAAGGTCTGCGATGCctgcaaaaacaaaaatgaagacgATAATGACATCGTGGAAAACCTCTGCAAAAACGACTTTG CCTTGAAGATAAAAGTGAAGGAGATTGCCTACATCAATGGGGATACCAAGATCACCCCCGaaacaaagagcaaaaccaTCTACAAGCTGAATGGGCTGACGGAAAGGGATCTGAGGAAGATCGTGCTCTGGCTCAAAGGTGGCCTCCAGTGTACCTGTGATGAGATGAACGACATCAACGTCCCCTACTTGGTGATGGGGCAAAAGCAAGCTGGGGAACTGGTGATCACCTCGCTGAAGCGGTGGCAGAAAGGGCAGCGGGCTTTCAAGCGGTTCTCCCGCAGCATCCGCAAACTGCAGTGTTAG